The following are from one region of the Arachis duranensis cultivar V14167 chromosome 10, aradu.V14167.gnm2.J7QH, whole genome shotgun sequence genome:
- the LOC107468782 gene encoding uncharacterized protein LOC107468782 — protein sequence MEHEACQSEATQGSKQATRSRNLARRRRTTCYCGERPVLATSSTAENPGRRFWGCVNFGVGEECGYFVWAEPEEDPSQVSRLRIKIRNLKGKLDMMEFRYMVAVGVALVGWTLALILVFEKTTATKFGRLSLE from the exons ATGGAGCATGAAGCATGCCAATCTGAAGCGACCCAAGGCAGCAAGCAAGCCACACGAAGTAGAAACCTAGCACGTCGAAGGAGGACAACATGTTACTGTGGGGAACGGCCTGTCCTCGCAACGTCGTCGACGGCAGAAAATCCTGGGCGGAGGTTCTGGGGTTGCGTTAACTTCGGG GTTGGTGAAGAATGTGGCTACTTCGTATGGGCTGAACCAGAGGAAGATCCGTCACAAGTTTCTAGGTTAAGAATAAAGATCAGAAATTTGAAGGGCAAACTGGATATGATGGAGTTCAGGTACATGGTTGCAGTGGGAGTTGCTTTGGTTGGATGGACACTTGCACTAATACTGGTGTTTGAGAAAACAACAGCAACCAAATTTGGGAGACTCTCACTAGAATGA